In Streptomyces sp. NBC_00306, a single genomic region encodes these proteins:
- a CDS encoding Mut7-C RNAse domain-containing protein, which translates to MNGPEIQLRVAPELRLFVPPERRQGATPLATDGSSTLGHVVESLGVPLTEAGRLLVDGRDVAVSHIPSAGESVEVLGVERPQQVPGAPLRFLLDVHLGTLARRLRLLGVDASYENEDIGDPALATLSAQEKRVLLSRDRGLLRRREIWAGAYVYSDKPDDQLRDVLERFTPMLAPWTRCTACNGRLSAADKDAVQDRLEQGTERTYDVFAQCLECRRVYWRGAHHARLEAIVDDAVREFGGAPA; encoded by the coding sequence GTGAACGGACCGGAAATCCAGCTGCGCGTCGCCCCTGAGCTGCGCCTCTTCGTCCCGCCGGAGCGCCGCCAGGGCGCAACGCCCCTGGCCACCGATGGCTCCTCCACGCTCGGCCATGTCGTCGAGTCGCTCGGCGTCCCTCTCACGGAGGCCGGCCGGCTGCTCGTCGACGGCCGCGACGTGGCCGTCTCGCACATTCCGAGCGCGGGCGAGAGCGTCGAGGTGCTCGGTGTCGAGCGGCCGCAACAGGTGCCCGGCGCCCCGCTGCGCTTCCTGCTCGACGTCCACCTCGGCACCCTGGCCCGGCGGCTGCGGCTGCTCGGTGTGGACGCGTCGTACGAGAACGAGGACATCGGCGACCCGGCGCTCGCGACCCTGTCCGCGCAGGAGAAGCGCGTCCTGCTCTCGCGGGACCGCGGACTGCTGCGGCGCCGCGAGATCTGGGCCGGTGCCTACGTCTACAGCGACAAGCCGGACGACCAACTGCGGGACGTCCTGGAGCGGTTCACGCCCATGCTCGCGCCCTGGACGCGGTGCACCGCGTGCAACGGGCGGCTGAGCGCTGCCGACAAGGACGCGGTCCAGGACCGACTGGAGCAGGGCACCGAGCGCACCTATGACGTGTTCGCCCAGTGCCTGGAGTGCCGGCGGGTGTACTGGAGGGGCGCGCACCACGCCCGGCTGGAGGCGATCGTCGACGACGCGGTCCGCGAATTCGGCGGCGCACCGGCGTAG
- a CDS encoding TetR/AcrR family transcriptional regulator has translation MTTEAPGPPRRSDATRAAILEAARERFAEDGYERATIRAIARDAGIDPSMVMRYYGNKEGLFAAASEFDLRLPGLGAVPDRHIGAVLVTHFLDRWEQDDVLTALLRAGVTNTAASERIREIFKGQIGPVAAAVCPDPADAPRRAALVASQILGMALARYVLRFPPAVDMSREEVIAWLAPTIQRYLTAERP, from the coding sequence ATGACGACGGAAGCCCCCGGCCCCCCGCGCCGATCGGATGCCACCAGAGCCGCGATCCTCGAAGCCGCCCGCGAGCGCTTCGCGGAGGACGGATACGAGCGCGCCACCATCCGCGCCATCGCGCGCGACGCCGGGATCGACCCGTCGATGGTCATGCGGTACTACGGCAACAAGGAGGGGCTGTTCGCCGCGGCCTCCGAGTTCGACCTGCGGCTGCCGGGCCTCGGTGCCGTCCCCGACCGGCACATCGGCGCGGTCCTCGTCACCCACTTCCTCGACCGGTGGGAGCAGGACGACGTGCTGACCGCGCTGCTGCGGGCCGGGGTCACCAATACCGCGGCCTCGGAGCGCATCCGCGAGATCTTCAAGGGGCAGATCGGGCCTGTCGCGGCGGCCGTCTGCCCCGACCCCGCCGACGCTCCCCGCCGGGCCGCACTGGTCGCCTCGCAGATACTGGGCATGGCCCTCGCCCGCTATGTGCTGCGCTTTCCGCCCGCCGTGGACATGTCCCGGGAGGAGGTGATCGCCTGGCTGGCGCCGACCATTCAGCGCTATCTGACGGCGGAGCGGCCGTAG
- a CDS encoding GNAT family N-acetyltransferase, translated as MEIKASAVRIEPWSAGDFELLRAANVPEMMDHLGGPESDEQLVKRHQRYVELSSDRTGKGRMYRVVLEETGEAAGSVGFWEHEWQGQQVYETGWSVLPGFQGRGIATSATLAVARAARAEHKHRYLHAFPSIENAPSNGVCRKAGFELLGEYDFEYPPGNPLRSNDWRLDLESLPDS; from the coding sequence ATGGAGATCAAAGCATCGGCGGTACGTATCGAGCCATGGTCGGCGGGCGACTTCGAGCTGCTGCGCGCGGCGAACGTCCCGGAGATGATGGACCACCTCGGCGGTCCTGAATCCGATGAACAGCTGGTCAAGCGCCATCAGCGCTATGTGGAGCTGAGTTCCGACCGCACGGGCAAGGGCAGGATGTACCGCGTGGTTCTCGAGGAGACCGGGGAGGCGGCGGGCTCGGTCGGCTTCTGGGAGCACGAGTGGCAGGGGCAGCAGGTGTACGAGACGGGCTGGAGCGTCCTGCCCGGTTTCCAGGGCCGGGGCATCGCCACGTCCGCCACCCTCGCGGTGGCCCGGGCGGCCCGCGCCGAGCACAAGCACCGCTATCTGCACGCCTTCCCGTCCATCGAGAACGCCCCGTCCAACGGGGTGTGCCGGAAGGCCGGTTTCGAGCTGCTCGGTGAGTACGACTTCGAGTACCCGCCGGGCAACCCGCTGCGGTCGAACGACTGGCGGCTTGACCTGGAGTCCCTGCCGGACTCGTAG
- a CDS encoding FAD-dependent oxidoreductase: protein MNDKAAREAGSTTDAATTDAPTAEDMATEGMTADVLVVGAGPTGLLLAGDLAAAGISVTLIERRPHGTSNMTRAFGVHARTLEQLDARDLADELITTGTPITRLRLFRRLSLDLSLLRSRFPFLLITPQYEVERLLERRARATGVTFRYGTELLGLEQSAETVTAEVRGGDGARTTVRARYLVGTDGVRSAVRSALDMPFPGDSVIRSIVLADVRLTEEPEGLLTVNGAGEAFAFIAPFGDGWYRVMGWNRSRQVPDSEPVDLDEVREIARLALGTDHGMHDARWISRFHSDERQVPSYRVGRVFLAGDAAHVHSPAGGQGMNTGLQDAANLSWKLAAVLNGRAPDPEALLDSYHSERHPVGAMVLRSSGGIVRLAMAHTPLRRAVRSLLSRFVSATRPAAAKAMGMISGIGIAYDRPRGAHRLTGTRAPDLELGEGRLYELLRKGEFVLVTPGTGTSAEAVGPRAIPPVPGNVVRAHWASGRGDSLLIRPDGYIAWAEDGR, encoded by the coding sequence ATGAACGACAAGGCCGCACGGGAAGCGGGCAGCACCACCGATGCCGCGACCACCGACGCCCCGACCGCCGAGGACATGGCCACCGAGGGCATGACCGCCGATGTCCTCGTCGTGGGAGCCGGTCCGACCGGCCTGCTGCTCGCGGGCGACCTCGCCGCTGCCGGCATCTCGGTGACCTTGATCGAGCGCCGCCCCCACGGGACGAGCAACATGACGCGGGCCTTCGGCGTCCATGCCCGCACGCTGGAGCAGCTGGACGCGAGAGACCTCGCCGACGAGCTCATCACGACGGGCACACCCATCACCCGGCTCCGGCTCTTCCGCCGGCTCTCCCTCGACCTGTCGCTGCTGCGGTCCCGCTTCCCGTTCCTGCTCATCACCCCGCAGTACGAGGTGGAGCGACTGCTGGAGCGCCGTGCGCGGGCCACGGGCGTCACCTTCCGGTACGGGACGGAGCTGCTGGGCCTCGAGCAGTCCGCCGAGACGGTGACGGCCGAGGTCCGCGGCGGCGACGGGGCGCGGACCACCGTGCGCGCCCGCTATCTCGTCGGCACCGACGGTGTGCGCAGCGCGGTGCGCTCCGCACTGGACATGCCGTTCCCCGGCGACTCCGTCATCCGCTCCATCGTCCTCGCGGACGTCCGGCTCACCGAGGAGCCCGAGGGACTGCTCACGGTGAACGGCGCGGGGGAGGCTTTCGCCTTCATCGCCCCCTTCGGGGACGGCTGGTACCGCGTCATGGGGTGGAACCGGTCCCGTCAGGTGCCGGACAGCGAGCCCGTCGACCTCGACGAGGTGCGCGAGATCGCCCGCCTCGCCCTCGGCACGGACCACGGCATGCACGACGCCCGCTGGATCTCCCGCTTCCACAGCGACGAACGCCAGGTCCCCTCCTACCGCGTGGGCCGGGTCTTCCTCGCGGGCGACGCGGCACACGTGCACTCCCCCGCAGGCGGCCAGGGGATGAACACCGGCCTCCAGGACGCGGCAAACCTTTCGTGGAAGCTGGCGGCGGTCCTCAATGGCCGGGCTCCCGACCCGGAGGCACTGCTCGACAGCTACCACTCGGAGCGGCACCCCGTCGGTGCGATGGTGCTGCGTTCCAGCGGCGGGATCGTCCGCCTCGCCATGGCCCACACCCCGCTGCGGCGTGCGGTCCGCTCCCTGCTCTCCCGCTTCGTGAGCGCCACCCGGCCGGCCGCCGCCAAGGCGATGGGCATGATCTCCGGCATCGGCATCGCGTACGACAGGCCGCGCGGAGCCCACCGCCTCACCGGGACCCGCGCCCCGGACCTGGAGCTCGGCGAGGGAAGGCTCTACGAGCTGCTGCGCAAGGGCGAGTTCGTGCTCGTCACCCCCGGCACCGGCACCTCCGCCGAGGCGGTGGGCCCACGCGCCATACCCCCTGTCCCGGGGAACGTCGTCCGGGCCCACTGGGCGTCGGGCCGCGGGGACTCCCTCCTGATCCGCCCCGACGGGTACATCGCCTGGGCGGAGGACGGCAGATGA
- a CDS encoding SDR family oxidoreductase, whose protein sequence is MTAAGTPVAVITGASSGIGAATARGLASAGYHVVLTARRKDRIEALAAELVAAGHRATAYALDVTDRPAVDAFAASLDRCDVLVNNAGGALGADPVATGDPADWREMFEVNVIGTLHTTQALLPALTGSGDGTVVILSSTAGLSTYEGGAGYVAAKHGEHVLAETLRLEIVGTPVRVIEVAPGMVRTEEFATTRFRGDTDKAAKVYEGVAEPLTADDVADTITWAVTRPSHVNIDLLVVRPRAQASNSKVHRDL, encoded by the coding sequence ATGACCGCCGCCGGCACCCCCGTCGCCGTCATCACCGGAGCCAGCAGCGGCATCGGCGCCGCGACCGCCCGCGGACTCGCCTCCGCCGGGTACCACGTCGTCCTCACCGCCCGCCGCAAGGACCGCATCGAGGCACTCGCCGCGGAGCTCGTCGCGGCGGGCCACCGGGCCACCGCGTACGCCCTCGACGTCACCGACCGCCCGGCCGTCGACGCCTTCGCCGCGAGCCTGGACCGCTGCGACGTCCTGGTCAACAACGCGGGCGGCGCGCTCGGCGCGGACCCGGTCGCCACCGGCGACCCCGCCGACTGGCGGGAGATGTTCGAGGTCAACGTCATCGGCACGCTGCACACGACCCAGGCCCTGCTGCCGGCCCTCACCGGGAGCGGCGACGGCACGGTCGTGATCCTCTCCTCCACCGCCGGGCTCTCCACCTACGAGGGCGGTGCGGGCTATGTGGCCGCCAAGCACGGTGAGCACGTCCTCGCCGAGACCCTCCGCCTGGAGATCGTCGGCACCCCGGTCCGCGTGATCGAGGTGGCGCCCGGGATGGTCAGGACGGAGGAGTTCGCGACGACGCGCTTCCGCGGCGACACGGACAAGGCCGCCAAGGTCTATGAAGGTGTCGCCGAGCCCCTGACAGCGGACGACGTGGCCGACACGATCACCTGGGCGGTCACCCGCCCCTCCCACGTCAACATCGACCTCCTGGTGGTCCGCCCCCGCGCCCAGGCCTCCAACTCCAAGGTCCACCGCGACCTCTGA
- a CDS encoding AAA family ATPase has translation MIVERAYAHLASYDEDAWPWSVPCVRQLLDEGLRFTAPVTFLVGENGSGKSTLVEALAEGFGLDSYGGSHDWRYSSARGKSLLGERMRFEAAPRGRRMVSSWSARKGFFLRAETALDALDREGFAPDFVSHGEGFLAAFRGKFLQAGLYVMDEPEAALSFSSCLELIGHMDRLTKEGGQIICATHSPLLTALPGADIVEVGEHGMRRVAWRELGVVDHWRRYLAEPQAYLRHIVEP, from the coding sequence GTGATCGTCGAACGCGCGTACGCCCACCTCGCCTCCTACGACGAGGACGCCTGGCCCTGGTCGGTGCCCTGCGTCCGGCAACTGCTCGACGAAGGGCTGCGCTTCACCGCGCCGGTGACCTTTCTCGTCGGTGAGAACGGCTCGGGAAAGTCGACCCTGGTCGAGGCTCTGGCGGAGGGCTTCGGCCTGGACTCCTACGGCGGTTCGCACGACTGGCGCTACTCCTCCGCGCGCGGCAAATCGCTTCTCGGCGAACGCATGCGCTTCGAGGCGGCCCCGCGCGGACGCCGCATGGTCAGCAGCTGGTCGGCCCGCAAAGGATTCTTCCTGCGGGCCGAGACCGCGCTGGACGCCCTGGACCGGGAAGGCTTCGCACCGGACTTCGTCAGCCACGGTGAGGGCTTCCTCGCCGCGTTCCGCGGGAAGTTCCTCCAGGCGGGGCTCTATGTGATGGACGAGCCGGAGGCGGCCCTCTCCTTCTCCTCCTGCCTCGAACTGATCGGGCACATGGACCGGTTGACCAAGGAGGGCGGCCAGATCATCTGTGCCACGCACTCCCCGCTGCTGACCGCCCTGCCCGGCGCGGACATCGTGGAGGTGGGGGAGCACGGCATGCGGCGGGTCGCCTGGCGGGAGCTCGGCGTGGTCGACCACTGGCGCCGCTACCTCGCCGAACCGCAGGCCTACCTGCGCCACATCGTCGAGCCCTAG
- a CDS encoding YnfA family protein, with product MLVARSALLFVVAALFEIGGAWLVWQGLREHRGWLWIGAGVIALGAYGLVATLQPDGEFGRILAAYGGVFVAGSIAWGVVADGYRPDRWDILGALVCLAGMALIMYAPRGR from the coding sequence ATGCTCGTCGCTCGCTCGGCCCTTCTGTTCGTCGTCGCCGCACTGTTCGAGATCGGCGGCGCCTGGCTGGTCTGGCAGGGCCTCAGGGAGCACCGCGGCTGGCTCTGGATCGGGGCGGGGGTCATCGCGCTCGGGGCGTACGGCCTGGTCGCGACGCTTCAGCCGGACGGCGAGTTCGGCAGGATCCTCGCCGCGTACGGCGGTGTCTTCGTCGCCGGCTCCATCGCCTGGGGCGTGGTCGCCGACGGCTACCGCCCCGACCGCTGGGACATTCTCGGTGCGCTGGTGTGCCTCGCCGGCATGGCGCTGATCATGTACGCGCCCCGCGGCCGCTGA